The Fortiea contorta PCC 7126 genome has a segment encoding these proteins:
- a CDS encoding MFS transporter, whose product MKQPQSPWTYIPTLYFAEGVPNVLISTVSVIFYKKLNIDNDQIAAWTSFLYLPWVIKMFWGPVVDIYSTKRTWILVTQFAMFCCLSLVALSLQLANFFFISLAALAVGAFISATYDIATDGFYMLALNPEQQAFFVGIRSLFYRLAVLFGSGLLVVLAGRLETSLNNIPLSWTISIGFSAILFAILFIFHRLILPLPAADTQRQTQLNQIPFWLVIKTYFQQDKIGAILAFILLYRLGEAMLLKIASLFLLDKVEQGGLGISTEEFGWIYGTFGVLSLIVGGILGGVVISKYGLKKCLLPMALALNLPDIFYVYMAYIKPSLPLVYLLVSLEQFGYGLGFTAFSVYLMYICQGDYKTSHYAISTGFMALGLMLPGAISGVIQKAVGYPLFFVLVCILTIPGMIALFFIPLKTKSAISQS is encoded by the coding sequence ATGAAACAACCCCAATCTCCCTGGACATATATACCCACCCTCTACTTTGCTGAAGGTGTCCCCAATGTCCTCATCAGCACAGTTTCCGTTATTTTTTACAAAAAACTCAACATAGATAACGACCAAATCGCCGCTTGGACAAGTTTTCTCTATCTTCCTTGGGTAATCAAAATGTTTTGGGGGCCAGTTGTTGATATTTACTCGACTAAAAGAACATGGATACTTGTCACCCAATTTGCGATGTTTTGTTGCTTGAGTTTAGTCGCTTTATCATTACAATTAGCCAATTTCTTTTTTATATCCTTAGCAGCTTTAGCCGTCGGTGCATTCATTTCTGCTACTTATGATATCGCCACTGACGGCTTTTATATGTTGGCTTTAAATCCAGAACAACAAGCCTTTTTTGTAGGCATTCGCTCATTATTTTATCGGTTAGCTGTGTTATTTGGTAGTGGGTTGCTTGTGGTTTTAGCAGGGAGGCTAGAAACTAGTTTAAATAATATTCCGCTGAGTTGGACTATATCGATAGGTTTTTCAGCAATTTTGTTTGCTATCTTATTTATTTTTCATCGCCTAATTTTACCTCTACCCGCCGCAGATACTCAAAGACAAACACAATTGAATCAGATACCTTTTTGGCTAGTAATTAAAACCTATTTTCAGCAAGATAAAATTGGGGCAATTTTAGCCTTTATCTTACTCTACAGATTAGGTGAAGCGATGTTGTTGAAAATAGCGTCTTTATTTTTGTTGGACAAAGTAGAACAAGGCGGCTTAGGAATATCAACAGAAGAATTTGGTTGGATATACGGAACTTTTGGGGTACTTTCTCTCATTGTCGGTGGAATTTTAGGAGGAGTAGTGATTTCTAAATATGGATTAAAAAAATGTCTACTACCAATGGCGCTAGCTTTGAATTTACCCGATATTTTCTATGTCTACATGGCTTATATTAAACCGTCATTGCCATTAGTTTATCTCTTGGTTTCCCTAGAACAATTTGGTTATGGTCTGGGTTTTACAGCTTTTAGCGTTTATTTGATGTATATTTGCCAAGGCGATTATAAAACTTCCCACTATGCGATATCTACTGGATTTATGGCTTTAGGTTTGATGTTACCTGGAGCCATCAGCGGTGTCATCCAAAAAGCTGTGGGATATCCCTTATTTTTTGTTTTAGTTTGCATCCTGACGATTCCGGGAATGATTGCTCTATTTTTCATTCCCTTAAAAACAAAATCTGCCATTTCTCAAAGTTAA
- a CDS encoding DUF2141 domain-containing protein yields the protein MNSKIAKDLVVKGLGVNVLLLTILGNLLWSSSAKAGFSGTLTIEVEGVKNKEGQVCASIFAKSQGFPNQRDRGLQRRCTKITDIPVKIIFENLPAGTYAVAVMHDQNKDMLLNRNSLGMPIEGFGFSRNPEVTNKPPKFQEAAIFLAGANTKISIQLKYF from the coding sequence ATGAACAGCAAAATTGCTAAAGATTTGGTGGTCAAAGGGTTAGGCGTAAATGTATTGCTGCTAACAATTCTTGGCAATTTACTATGGTCATCCAGCGCCAAGGCAGGCTTTTCTGGTACCCTCACTATAGAAGTTGAAGGCGTTAAAAATAAAGAAGGACAAGTCTGCGCTAGTATTTTTGCCAAAAGTCAGGGGTTTCCGAACCAGCGCGATCGCGGATTGCAAAGACGTTGTACTAAAATTACTGATATCCCCGTTAAAATCATCTTTGAAAATTTGCCAGCAGGTACCTATGCTGTAGCGGTGATGCACGACCAAAACAAAGACATGCTCCTCAATCGTAACAGCTTGGGTATGCCTATTGAAGGCTTCGGTTTTTCCAGAAACCCGGAAGTAACCAATAAACCTCCTAAATTTCAGGAAGCAGCGATTTTTCTGGCAGGAGCAAATACTAAAATTAGTATTCAGTTGAAATATTTTTAA
- a CDS encoding glycosyltransferase: protein MTHFGAICPAATGHLNTMTALGRELKTRGHRITVLGMPDAEPNTKAAGLEFRAISAAEFPVGTTAKFYEQLGKLDGLAALHYTISLSEKTTALFLRDAPQVIKDAGIEALIIDECIFGGSTVAEVLNIPFVTACSALVNSFDDSIPPAFTTWKYHLAWWARLRNGAGYALMHSFSKPIYKVISQYRREWKLPPCTSINDFYSASKLAIISQQPAEFEYPRPNLFELLHFTGPHFDSTGRKPVDFPFAKLSGQPLIYASMGTLQNRLNHIFYCIAEACVGLNAQLVITLGGGLEPKALPNLPGNPLVVGYAPQLELLQKATLTITHAGLNTTMESLSNGVPIVAIPITNDQPGVAARVAWTGAGQFITTSRLTTGRLRRAIQEVLMQPSYKQNALRLQTAINQAGGVRRAVDIIEQVISTNKLIINRN, encoded by the coding sequence ATGACACACTTTGGTGCTATCTGCCCTGCTGCAACTGGGCATTTGAATACAATGACCGCCTTAGGACGTGAATTAAAAACACGAGGTCATCGTATCACAGTGTTGGGGATGCCTGATGCAGAACCTAATACTAAAGCAGCTGGTTTGGAGTTTCGGGCTATATCTGCTGCGGAGTTTCCTGTGGGAACAACAGCCAAATTTTATGAGCAACTGGGCAAACTGGATGGATTAGCAGCATTACATTACACAATTTCCTTATCTGAAAAAACAACGGCTTTATTTTTGCGGGATGCACCACAAGTGATAAAAGATGCGGGGATAGAAGCGCTGATAATTGATGAATGTATCTTTGGAGGAAGTACTGTAGCAGAGGTACTAAATATTCCCTTTGTTACAGCTTGTTCAGCTTTAGTTAATAGTTTTGATGATTCTATTCCGCCGGCTTTTACAACTTGGAAATATCATCTAGCTTGGTGGGCGAGGCTACGTAATGGTGCTGGCTATGCACTAATGCACAGTTTTAGCAAACCTATTTACAAGGTGATTTCGCAATATCGTCGTGAGTGGAAGTTGCCACCTTGTACGAGTATTAATGATTTTTATTCTGCCTCAAAATTAGCAATTATTAGTCAACAACCTGCAGAGTTTGAATACCCAAGACCTAATTTATTTGAATTACTCCACTTTACTGGCCCTCATTTTGATTCTACTGGCAGAAAACCAGTTGATTTTCCCTTTGCAAAATTGAGTGGGCAGCCCCTAATTTATGCTTCGATGGGGACATTACAAAATAGGCTGAATCATATTTTCTACTGTATTGCTGAAGCTTGTGTGGGGTTAAATGCTCAATTAGTTATTACCCTTGGAGGTGGACTCGAACCTAAAGCCTTGCCTAACCTCCCGGGAAATCCTTTAGTTGTTGGTTATGCACCTCAATTAGAATTGCTGCAAAAGGCTACTCTAACCATCACCCATGCAGGACTAAATACTACTATGGAATCCTTAAGCAATGGGGTGCCAATAGTTGCTATTCCGATTACCAACGACCAACCAGGAGTTGCAGCACGTGTTGCTTGGACTGGTGCAGGTCAATTTATTACTACTTCACGTTTGACTACCGGTAGGTTACGTCGAGCTATTCAAGAAGTACTGATGCAACCGTCGTACAAACAAAATGCTCTCAGGCTACAAACTGCAATTAATCAGGCGGGAGGAGTTCGTCGTGCTGTTGATATTATTGAGCAGGTAATATCGACAAATAAGCTAATAATTAATCGGAATTAG
- a CDS encoding glycosyltransferase produces MTIRGVLYCAVSNTAYLEAALISAIALRQLEPNIPITLLCDYPSLKLLPLNDYGITARFIEANELNHHSSFSSREIKTRLSIFSPYKETLFLDADILPLKPIRELWDYLAQGDMAMVLDRAPILALCTHISPEEKNYTLEYLPETTNHFNSGVIVWRDNIQTRFLFQQWYQEWLRFKKQDQLALVRAIHRTQFSVTKLPNIYNIDPIDAASMTTEKSVAMLFEQNFSQTHQINAASMLKQKHDVCLLHCWGGLVASGKFRQIAQEFYPHIVEQVVETGIFSPEQSDELHTQKSLL; encoded by the coding sequence ATGACAATTCGAGGAGTGCTTTACTGTGCAGTATCTAATACTGCATATCTTGAGGCGGCTTTAATCAGTGCAATCGCTCTGCGCCAACTTGAGCCAAATATACCTATCACTTTGCTGTGCGATTATCCCTCACTGAAACTGCTGCCTCTTAATGACTACGGAATTACTGCCAGATTTATCGAGGCAAATGAGTTAAATCATCATAGCTCATTTTCATCTAGAGAAATTAAAACACGTCTATCAATTTTTAGTCCATACAAAGAGACACTTTTTCTAGACGCAGATATTCTTCCTCTCAAGCCGATTAGAGAATTGTGGGATTATCTGGCTCAAGGAGATATGGCTATGGTACTTGACCGCGCTCCAATCCTGGCTTTGTGTACTCATATTTCTCCAGAAGAAAAAAACTACACCTTAGAATATCTTCCAGAAACCACAAATCATTTTAACAGTGGAGTAATTGTTTGGAGAGACAACATACAAACTCGGTTTTTATTCCAGCAATGGTATCAGGAATGGTTAAGATTTAAAAAACAGGATCAGCTAGCTTTAGTTAGAGCTATTCATCGTACACAATTTTCTGTTACGAAACTTCCTAACATCTATAACATTGACCCAATCGACGCTGCGTCAATGACTACGGAAAAATCTGTAGCGATGCTTTTTGAACAAAACTTTTCCCAAACGCACCAAATTAATGCTGCATCGATGCTCAAACAGAAACATGATGTTTGCTTGCTTCACTGTTGGGGTGGGTTGGTTGCTTCCGGGAAATTTCGTCAAATTGCTCAAGAATTTTATCCACATATAGTTGAGCAAGTAGTTGAGACTGGGATTTTTTCACCTGAACAGAGCGACGAATTACACACTCAAAAATCGTTGTTGTGA
- a CDS encoding S66 peptidase family protein, translated as MPFPSQNLPSKIQPPPLKPGDLLRVIAPSGALREFEAFNRSIEIWRSHGYRIEIIPTIDHRWGYLAGEDGTRRQHLAAAWHDADCRGILCARGGFGSTRILENWHWQTNSGLPKWLIGFSDITALLWSLYNHGICSLHGPVLTTLADEPDWSVARLFDCVAGRPLAPIKGCGWGNGVAKGILLPGNLTVATHLLGTPIQPNFDGVILAFEDVAEAPYRIDRMLTQWRLSGALSQVRGIALGGFTRCYQPANIPSFSVEEVLRDRLSDLGIPIVSDLPFGHDHPNAILPVGVQVTLDADQGILAI; from the coding sequence ATGCCATTCCCTAGCCAAAATCTGCCATCAAAAATTCAACCACCTCCCCTTAAACCAGGGGACTTATTACGAGTTATCGCCCCCAGTGGCGCTTTGCGAGAATTTGAGGCCTTTAATCGCAGTATTGAAATTTGGCGATCGCATGGCTACCGTATAGAAATCATACCAACAATTGATCACCGCTGGGGATATTTAGCAGGTGAAGACGGAACCCGTCGCCAGCACTTAGCTGCAGCTTGGCATGATGCCGATTGTCGTGGTATCCTCTGCGCTAGAGGGGGTTTCGGTAGTACCCGCATCTTGGAAAATTGGCATTGGCAAACCAACTCAGGCTTACCCAAATGGCTAATTGGTTTTTCTGATATTACCGCCTTGTTGTGGAGTCTGTATAATCACGGAATTTGCAGCCTTCACGGCCCCGTACTCACTACCCTCGCTGATGAACCAGATTGGTCAGTAGCGCGGCTATTTGATTGCGTAGCTGGTCGTCCCCTCGCCCCGATTAAAGGGTGTGGCTGGGGAAATGGCGTTGCTAAGGGAATTTTGCTTCCTGGTAATCTTACGGTGGCTACCCATCTTTTAGGCACACCCATACAACCAAATTTCGATGGCGTGATTCTGGCATTTGAAGATGTAGCCGAAGCCCCCTACCGCATAGATCGCATGTTAACACAATGGCGTTTAAGTGGGGCTTTGTCTCAAGTGCGGGGTATCGCTTTGGGCGGTTTTACTCGCTGTTACCAGCCAGCAAACATCCCTAGTTTTAGTGTAGAGGAAGTTTTGCGCGATCGCTTAAGTGATTTGGGTATTCCTATAGTGTCTGATTTGCCTTTTGGCCACGATCATCCTAACGCTATCTTACCAGTAGGAGTGCAAGTAACGTTAGATGCAGATCAAGGGATATTAGCTATCTGA
- a CDS encoding peptidoglycan-binding protein produces the protein MNPATPNSLQTAPVKQLILKPDSQGQDVQALQTQLQKLGYYNGAVDGQYGESTQLAVSKFQKAQGLVADGIAGEETRERLQSAIVAKTPVSAAATPTSQPSSQSKTSRVSLIWWSLLGLGLLGSAGAILYLYRRLTQNQYSQDVLSASAETETQTEQNSEISLNTESQSTQNSQLSVADGEGEVSQMIPLESTSRLSKLSVVDQLIQDLHSTDPSLRRKAIWDLGQQGDSRAIQPLLDLMMDVDSQQRSLILAAVGEIGTRTLKPMNRALAISLQDESPQVRQNAIRDLTRVYDMMSQISQMLCHALEDSDAEVQSTAKYALNQMNRIRTVPEQRSPSEGLPKD, from the coding sequence GTGAATCCAGCGACACCTAATTCTTTACAAACTGCTCCAGTTAAACAGCTCATCCTCAAACCTGACAGTCAAGGACAGGATGTACAAGCTTTGCAAACTCAACTTCAAAAGTTAGGATACTACAATGGTGCAGTCGATGGTCAATACGGGGAAAGTACCCAACTTGCTGTATCTAAATTTCAAAAAGCTCAAGGTTTGGTAGCAGATGGCATTGCTGGGGAGGAGACTAGAGAACGTCTGCAATCTGCTATAGTTGCAAAAACTCCAGTTAGCGCTGCTGCGACTCCTACCTCTCAACCCAGTTCTCAAAGCAAGACAAGTAGGGTCAGCTTGATTTGGTGGTCGTTGTTGGGATTGGGGCTTTTAGGCAGCGCTGGTGCTATTCTTTATCTATACAGACGCTTGACGCAGAATCAATATTCCCAAGATGTTTTGTCTGCGAGTGCGGAAACTGAAACACAGACTGAACAAAATTCAGAAATCTCTTTAAATACAGAGTCGCAATCAACGCAAAATTCCCAGTTGAGTGTCGCAGATGGAGAGGGCGAGGTATCGCAAATGATACCATTAGAATCTACTTCCCGTTTGAGCAAACTCAGTGTTGTTGATCAATTAATTCAAGATTTGCACAGTACTGACCCTAGCTTGCGACGCAAGGCGATTTGGGATTTAGGGCAGCAAGGGGATTCACGAGCAATTCAACCCCTGTTAGACTTGATGATGGATGTGGATTCTCAGCAACGTAGCTTAATTTTGGCAGCTGTGGGAGAAATTGGCACCCGCACCCTCAAGCCGATGAACCGCGCTTTAGCAATTTCTCTGCAAGACGAAAGTCCGCAAGTGCGACAAAATGCGATTCGTGACCTGACTCGCGTTTATGATATGATGAGCCAAATTAGCCAGATGTTATGCCATGCTCTGGAAGATTCTGACGCTGAAGTGCAGTCAACTGCAAAGTATGCGCTTAATCAAATGAATCGTATTCGCACTGTTCCAGAGCAGAGGAGTCCATCAGAAGGTTTACCCAAAGACTGA
- a CDS encoding N-acetylglucosamine kinase, with protein sequence MSYVLGIDGGGSKTVCILMDEQYQVLGRGIAGPSNYHSIGVIAAQKSIASAIQLAIDNALNIPKPVKIEAFCLGLAGVGRSGDIQVVKGILQDLQNSQSLPINWMLSVEDILIYNDALIALVGGLGHNEGVVVAAGTGSIVLGKNRQGIVKKVGGWGYILGDEGSAYKIAVAGMQAALKADDGRGKPTSLVECFQKYLDLASIEDLVAVVYRRDWGVKKIATLAQIVDLVAALGDEVANQIIDDAVEELVKATDTVIQAIFSPDAVLEVVTTGSVWHSRCKMQERFAVSLAQRFSQVKVIFPRNEPAYGAGLLAVRSLAQRD encoded by the coding sequence ATGAGTTATGTTTTGGGAATAGATGGCGGTGGTAGTAAAACTGTTTGCATCTTGATGGATGAGCAATATCAAGTTTTGGGGCGGGGGATAGCCGGCCCATCTAATTATCATAGTATAGGTGTTATAGCCGCACAAAAATCTATAGCATCGGCGATACAATTAGCAATAGATAATGCCTTAAATATCCCTAAACCTGTGAAAATCGAAGCGTTTTGTTTGGGTTTAGCAGGTGTAGGACGATCTGGAGATATTCAAGTCGTCAAAGGTATACTGCAGGATTTACAAAATAGTCAATCTTTACCGATTAATTGGATGTTATCAGTAGAGGATATACTAATTTATAATGATGCTTTGATTGCTTTAGTCGGCGGTCTTGGTCATAATGAAGGTGTTGTGGTTGCGGCTGGTACTGGCTCGATTGTTTTGGGGAAAAATCGTCAGGGAATTGTCAAAAAAGTCGGCGGTTGGGGTTATATTTTAGGTGATGAAGGAAGTGCATACAAAATTGCTGTTGCTGGTATGCAAGCAGCACTAAAAGCTGATGATGGAAGAGGGAAACCCACAAGTTTAGTTGAGTGTTTTCAAAAATATCTTGATTTGGCAAGTATAGAAGATTTAGTTGCAGTTGTATATCGTCGAGACTGGGGTGTAAAAAAAATTGCGACCTTAGCACAAATTGTCGATTTAGTAGCAGCTTTAGGTGATGAAGTTGCAAACCAAATTATTGATGATGCGGTAGAGGAATTAGTCAAAGCGACTGATACTGTGATTCAGGCGATTTTTAGTCCCGATGCAGTTTTGGAAGTGGTGACAACGGGGAGTGTGTGGCATAGCCGATGTAAAATGCAAGAAAGATTTGCTGTATCTCTGGCTCAACGATTTTCTCAAGTGAAAGTGATTTTTCCTAGGAATGAACCTGCTTATGGTGCTGGTTTGTTGGCGGTGAGGAGTTTAGCCCAGAGAGATTGA